The genomic region GCTTAGCATTTGTTCATAAAGGGCATACGTCCTTTCCGGcttctcgcctcctccctttccttaccttcccttccctcccgccctcccgctcgctcgctccttTCCCGCATACACGGACGCACATCGGGTCCGTCGTACGCCGTTACGTGCCCGCCATCTCTGCGGCGCTATTCAttccacctccctcctccacacacgtTCGTTTCTCGTTCCCCGTTGGCGTGTTTGTTTGTCCTCACTCCCGACGTTGGCGGCCGTCTTGCATCGCTTtctgccctcccccgccccctcgcGTACGCGTCTGTACAACGGGATCGCCCGCTCATCTCTGCATGCAGTTCTTCTGTTCGTTGCATCTATAGCAAACTTCTAGTTTCTCGTGTCAGCCATGCGCGGTGGCAGTCCACCGCAGGCGGCTGGCGGCCGTCTCAACTCCAGCCCCGCCGCTTCCATGCCGAGTGGCGAGTTGTCGTCTGCCTCGTCGACGAGCGTCTACGCCGGCGGCCTCTCGTCGGCGCCCGTTCCGGCGGGAGCCAAGGAGAGGGCCCAGAACGGCAAGAAGGCCGCCTTCACCCGCAGAGGCATCCTCGGCTGCGTGAAGCAGCGAATCTTTGCTGAAATGCTTGACCCCGTGGAGGGTGACTACAATATAGTGGTGTGCGACAACAAGGGGGCCGAGATCCTCAGCacatgcgtgcgcatgcacgaCTTGATGGACCACGGCGTGACTCTCGTCGAGGATCTTGGCATGCCACGTCAGCCggtgctcagcagcgccgccatctACCTTATCGAGCCCACCGAGGAGTCCGTGCGCCGGGTGATGAATGACTGGCAGGCGAAGAACATGTACCGCGAGGCGCACGTTTTCTTCACCTCGTCTTCGTCGGAACGACTCATTCAGATCATGGCCTCGGAGCCGCGCCTCGTGCAGGCCATCAAGACCTTGAAGGACATGTTGCTCGACTTTGAGGTTCCAGAAAGCTTGCTCTTCAACTTCTGCATGCACAGCGACATCCAGAGACTTTTCCCACCCGACGTGGCGCTCTCCGGAGGGTGCCAGAACATCCTCAGCGAGGTCGCCACGCGGCTGGTGTCCGTCTTCTTCACCATTGGTGCCGGCGTACCAACGGTGCAGTACCAGGGCAACAGTCAactggcgcagcaggtggcgcgCATCTTCATTGACCAGGCCGCCCAAGCATCGCGCACGAACCCGGCCACGTTCCGCATGTCCAGCGCTGCGACGCcatgtggcggtggcgcggcagaCGAGTCCCCGCTGCTCATCCTCGTAGACCGCTCCTTCGATGCCGTGGAGCCGCTCATGCACGAACGCACGTATCAGTGCCTGCTGAACGACCTCATGCCTATCGAGAACAACATCTACGAGCAGACCTACGAGGGTCGCTCCGGGCAGGAGGcaacgcgcagctgcccgaTCGACGAGCATGACCCGTATTGGTGCCAGTACCGCCACAAGTTCTTTCCTGTCTGCCTCCTCGAGTTCCCGAAGAAACTGCAGAGCTTGATGGCGGCCAACCCGAACCTTGTGGCGGGCATGAGAAGACTGAACAGCGGGTACGGGGCGGGAAGCAAACTCGGTGATGTCGGCAGCGCCATTCGTGCCCTGCCGGAGTTTCAGGAACAGCAGGCGAAGATCTCCCTGCACATCGACATCTGCACCAAGATCATGGACCGCTACAGGCAGCAGAAGCTGGCGGAGGTGTGCGAAGTGGAGCAGGACGTCGCCACCGGGCGACGACCGTTCAAGGAGCTGTACGACAACATCCACCGCCTGACAGCGGACGTCTCTCTGCCGcttggcgtgcgcgtgcgtctcaTCCTGCTGCTGATTGCTggcacaaacacgcgcgAGTTCTCCGAGGCGAAGAAGCTTATGCTTCTGCAGGAGGCCGGGCTCAGCAGCCAGGCCGACCTCTGCAACTCCTTTTCTATGTTCATCTCGCGAACGGGCCAGctgccgcaggaggcggcagcgcagggcACCGACAGCGATGCGAACAACGGCGGCTGCAACGGCGGAAACGGCAAGAACCCCAGCGTCTCACTCGCGCGCCGCTCTCTGCGCATGAACCGCACAGGTGTCCAGGGCGTGAGCGGCTCGCCGGGCGGCAACGCGCAGGCGAACGCGGCTAACGAAGGTGATGAAAATGCGAGTGCCCCAGCGGCGGACCTGTACCGGAACCAGGCATACTTGATACtccgtgccgccgcgagcAGCACACTCAGCACGTCGGACTTCCCCATCTTCCGTACCAGCTTCGGTGGTGGGCGTGGTGGCAGCCTTCGCggagcactgcagcagcgacgcgcgcttcgtgctgctggcggtggcaaCGAGGGTATCGACTTTGGCGGCCTTGCCGGTGGAAACACCAAACTGACGCTCGACCTGGGCCACGAGGGAAAGTTTGCGCTAAAGACACGACGCCGCATTGTACTGTTCGTGTTGGGCGGCGTAACGTACGGTGAGGTGCGTGCCGCGTACGAGATCGCGCAGACCGCGCATGTGGAGGTGTTTGTGGGCGGCACGTCGCTATTGACTCCAGATAGGTTCCTTTCTAGTCTGAACTCTCTGCGCTAAACAACGGAGGTACACGTTAAGTCCCGTTCCCATTTCCCTTGCCTTGTGCGGAGGGGCAAGCAGAGGAAGCGTTGGTGACATATTTGCGCTCGCGCACGCGATACCCGGTGCGCGCTCGACCttggcagctgccgccgtcacgcgcctgcacgcacatacacgcactCCTGTGCCGAAGCTGTGAAGTGTTCTTTTTTCGTTACTTATTCTGCGTGCCATGTAAAAGTGCTTGGATatgcttctgctgctgcgtagCAGGTTGTATGCACCTGTGCGTGTACGGCttgtctctctgcctgtctctctctgggCACACCCGAAGAATCTTAGCGCGACGCACTTGTCCCTTCAGACGTTTGTGGGTTGGCGGCCACGTGCAGCGATGCATATGCGCGCTAGTGCGtatgtctctgtgtgtgtgtgtctgtctgtctgtgtttTGTTTCCCTCAACTCATTCTCACATGCATTTTACAGCTGGTTGTtctgtgcgctgctgctttctcttcgcccctcgcttggagggggtggtggcggtggcggagccTTGTGATGTTTTCTACACTGTTTACGGTTGCACTGCACTTGCGCCACCTTTTGTTTCTCCCTCCATCCTTTAatccccctcctctgtttttttttctcgtcgtgcctgtgcctgtATGAGTGTGGAGGGagacaggcacagacacacgcactcaaGCGGTGCCACGATCCCGCCCACAGCGGTAGTGAGAGTTCCAAGgttgcgtctctctctctgtcgcgcCGTGTGCCATCCCCCTTGACACCCCGCTCAGCGACACCATATGGTCCTTGACGCCTGAATACTCGactgcctctcctcccccgcaACACTCACCCTTGGCCTCTAAACCGGCTCCTTCTCCAAGAACCACGTGAGCTTCTGTACAAGTGCAGGTGCGCACATAAACACGCGAACActcgcgcacacgtgtgtctCGTACGTACCGGTGActcagcgccaccggcaccaaCGCGGCCGTCCCAGTCTGCCTTGTAACACAACAAAGGCATCTCCTTGTCGAAGTCGAGTTCTTTGGCGCGTGCTTGACGACAGCACCCTGAAAGGGGGAGCGTGAGTAAGTGGCAGCGAAGCAGTCGTgcaacacgaaaaaaaaggtgcgAGAGAAGGACACAGCAAGTGCGGCGCCAGACTTATCTGCGAAGTGCGTTATTCAATTTGTTTTCTCTCCGAGCCATGCGGGGTCGCACGCTGACGCTGTTGGTCCGCGATGCGCTGAACGCGGGCAGCTCCATGACTTTGGGCAGCAAGGGCATGCGCCCCTCTCCAGAGGCACATCGGCGACGAATGCCGTGGACGGCAGCTAAGGAGTACGTGCCCGGCGTCGTGTTGAACAGCAAGGAAAAGCTCGTATTGGATGGGACGCAGCTGGTGGAGCTCGACCACATCGATCGCGCCTCGCAGGTGGACCCGCTTGAGGTGCTGAAGGCCGCCGTGGCAACACGCGCCTACAACACTTCTACCGGCTTCAACATCTTCCAGCTCGCCTCGCAGACGCGCTTCCACGGCCGTGGACAGAAATTCTTTCGCGAGGAGTGGCGGCAGGGCACTTACGAGAAGTACGTTACTTTAGCCGCCATCGACTTTGATCGAGAGGGCAGCAAAGGCACGGCGTACGGCTACATCACATTCCATGGCGAGTCCACCACCCGACCTGTTGAGATCCACTACGCCGACACACCGGGTTGGCAGATGGACTACGACGAAGCCGCCGCTGTCCCGttcgacgctgccgtgccaCCTCCGCCGAGCATCGGCACGGAAGTCCCGGTAGATCCCTCCACGTACAGGCTAAAGGCATACCCCTTTTACGATGCACCAAACCCGCCGGAGTTTGTAGAGCGGCTTCTCAAGGATCGCGGCGTGTTGCCAGACCTGCCAATGGACGCCTCGGCACCCGCAGAAaacgctgcggccgcctcagcagacggcgcacgcgcggacGGTTCGCATCACTACGAGCCGAAGGGCAGCGTTTAAGGCGCGCACAGGGGAAGAACGCTGTGCCGCCATTCGGCCTttcccacccctcctctgaCCTCTGCCCAGCTCAGCACTTCGTCCTCGTACTTCCGTGTTATGGCATGCCatcatcagcggcagcggctgtgggCTCCATTGCTGTTGGTTGCCTCACAAGGGTGTTGGTTTCCCTGGTCCacgagaggaggggcagtCGCCCGGCGCAcatcgccccccccccccaccacccaccacccaccacccgcaGATACGAACAGAAGATTGCAGCGTCCTTTGCGTTCTCTCGATCACGCTGGAAGGACCACCTTGTCATCATAGTGTCTTTGCCCTCATGTGCGGTGCTTCTTTTTTGACTTGTGTGTTGTTCCGTTAAATGGCGAGGGCTTCggtgggcggtgctgcacgcctGACATGAGTCTGACGAGCAGACATTTCCGGTTTgggaaggaaagggaaaggAGTTAGTCGTCATCTGGGTCGTTGTGCGTACGTGCCGCATGTGAAGGCGAAAGAGTGCGTTAGTCTGTCTGTAACGGATGTGGTCGTGGAGGTGGAAATGGAGGGCGATGAGTGACACGCTGTGGTGTAAGTAGGTCCCCTTCCATGCATGCTCCaacgtttgtgtgtgtgtgtgtgtgtgtctgggtAGTGCGTCGCACTCGCGGCAACTCACTTgcgcccacgcgcacacgtagGCAGGTCCGCTGCATGCTACGCTACCTCATTCACAAAGCAACAGAAACGCAACGAATCCGCGCGGTCACCCGCATCGTGCAGCGCCCGCTCCGCCCTTCCACCGAACCTCGTCGTTGCGTGTGTGAGACGAGCGCTCTTTTCGTCTCATTTCCTGCGCTGTCGCGGTGCGGTGCCCTACTGTCCATTGCCGCGGCGTACTGCACCGCAGCGAAGAGGATGCGCAACTGTATGCATGTGCAAAGTCAGCTATGACGGTGGTAACGACACCTTTCGCGCACActcccgctccctctctgcgccACCATGCCGGCGCGCATCTGTGCATCGCGACACCCCCATTCCCTCGCGCCTGCATActccgctctctccttcccaaccacgcacacatacacctgCTACCAGATGCCCACATCCGCTTCTGTATTCCGTCCATATGCTCGCATGGCACGTCACACATAGCGCCCGCAGGGACGCGCACACTCCCTCGTACACGATACTCACGTCAACTCCCTCTGCCATCACTCGCTTAAACATCTGCTACACACTAACTCACGCATACCACCCGATTCCCCGCCACCACTCAGGGCACTGTCTCAAGCCTGTGACTCGGGTTTCGGGGTCGGCGACGAGCCCGTTCAAAGTGCGTGATGTTTCAGCGACGTGGCCCGAGGCCAAACGACGCCATCCACAGCGAGTGCCACAGCAACCTGCGCATGGCAAGCGTGCCGCACACCTTCACCGGCAAGTCTGCGGAGTATTGCCGCCTTTTGGTGGCTAAGCATGGCGCGCTGGCGTGCGTCatgcgccacggcggcagcgcgctccCGGGGCGGTGTTTCcccggccgcctcgccgcgccgcccaTTCCTTTCGCGGGCGGCGGCC from Leishmania donovani BPK282A1 complete genome, chromosome 26 harbors:
- a CDS encoding syntaxin binding protein 1, putative, with translation MRGGSPPQAAGGRLNSSPAASMPSGELSSASSTSVYAGGLSSAPVPAGAKERAQNGKKAAFTRRGILGCVKQRIFAEMLDPVEGDYNIVVCDNKGAEILSTCVRMHDLMDHGVTLVEDLGMPRQPVLSSAAIYLIEPTEESVRRVMNDWQAKNMYREAHVFFTSSSSERLIQIMASEPRLVQAIKTLKDMLLDFEVPESLLFNFCMHSDIQRLFPPDVALSGGCQNILSEVATRLVSVFFTIGAGVPTVQYQGNSQLAQQVARIFIDQAAQASRTNPATFRMSSAATPCGGGAADESPLLILVDRSFDAVEPLMHERTYQCLLNDLMPIENNIYEQTYEGRSGQEATRSCPIDEHDPYWCQYRHKFFPVCLLEFPKKLQSLMAANPNLVAGMRRLNSGYGAGSKLGDVGSAIRALPEFQEQQAKISLHIDICTKIMDRYRQQKLAEVCEVEQDVATGRRPFKELYDNIHRLTADVSLPLGVRVRLILLLIAGTNTREFSEAKKLMLLQEAGLSSQADLCNSFSMFISRTGQLPQEAAAQGTDSDANNGGCNGGNGKNPSVSLARRSLRMNRTGVQGVSGSPGGNAQANAANEGDENASAPAADLYRNQAYLILRAAASSTLSTSDFPIFRTSFGGGRGGSLRGALQQRRALRAAGGGNEGIDFGGLAGGNTKLTLDLGHEGKFALKTRRRIVLFVLGGVTYGEVRAAYEIAQTAHVEVFVGGTSLLTPDRFLSSLNSLR